From a region of the Ponticoccus alexandrii genome:
- a CDS encoding ABC transporter substrate-binding protein produces MIKPILAAMLTSLPVIASAQDAILKVGTQVDIRSTNPGVDRSAYTDGVLMNVVEGLVGYRDDLSVGPVLAEEIQLSEDGLTYTFPLRRGVTFHNGAEMTAETVLWSWNRLMAEDTGWRCRDRFDGTDGIEVTSVTAPDPYTVVYQIDAPSPLFLKELARFDCGSAPVLHPDSLKADGSWNGPVGTGPFVLEQWRPGERIRLKKFDGYVSASGEMDGYTGEKTVNVDRVDIIVVPDPASAKAALRAGDIDLFNINVSDIAEFREAGFTVLTEPTPSWSLFLISRHDETLANPALRQALARSLDLDQIAMLMGEEAANASPIPPISSFYTEVQSQRYGYDPEAARALVEESGYDGSPITLTTTKQSERLYNQSLIAQSMWRKVGLNVEIEVMDWGSQLDLYQSGKYQMQSFGFSPRLDPALSWDMFSGEHPRKVWNDPKALKLIEALKSETDTEARAALSDQLHLMFLEAVPAIGLFSQLDVMATSDRVQDFRMWPGGQPRFWNVGLDAGE; encoded by the coding sequence ATGATAAAACCAATACTGGCGGCAATGCTGACGAGTTTGCCGGTCATCGCCTCGGCGCAGGACGCAATCCTGAAGGTCGGTACTCAGGTCGACATCCGCTCGACCAATCCCGGGGTTGATCGGTCGGCCTACACGGATGGCGTCTTGATGAACGTGGTCGAAGGGCTGGTCGGCTACCGCGATGATCTTTCGGTCGGCCCGGTCCTTGCCGAAGAGATCCAGCTCTCGGAGGACGGGCTGACCTATACCTTTCCTTTGCGCCGGGGTGTGACCTTCCACAATGGCGCCGAGATGACTGCGGAGACCGTTCTGTGGTCCTGGAACCGGCTGATGGCCGAAGACACAGGCTGGCGGTGCCGGGATCGCTTTGACGGCACGGATGGAATCGAGGTGACTTCTGTCACGGCGCCCGATCCCTATACGGTGGTCTACCAGATCGACGCCCCATCCCCTCTCTTCCTCAAGGAACTGGCGCGGTTCGATTGCGGCAGCGCGCCGGTCCTGCACCCGGACAGCCTGAAGGCGGACGGAAGCTGGAACGGTCCGGTCGGCACCGGCCCCTTCGTGCTGGAGCAATGGCGTCCGGGCGAGCGGATCCGCCTGAAGAAATTTGACGGCTATGTCTCGGCCAGCGGCGAGATGGACGGCTATACCGGCGAGAAAACCGTCAATGTGGACCGCGTGGATATCATCGTGGTGCCCGATCCCGCCTCGGCCAAGGCGGCCCTGCGTGCCGGCGACATAGACCTCTTCAACATCAACGTCTCCGATATCGCCGAATTCCGCGAAGCCGGCTTTACCGTCCTCACCGAGCCGACGCCGAGCTGGAGCCTCTTCCTGATCTCCCGTCACGACGAGACGCTGGCAAATCCCGCGCTGCGGCAGGCCCTTGCGCGGTCGCTGGACCTGGATCAGATTGCAATGCTGATGGGAGAAGAGGCCGCCAACGCCTCGCCAATCCCCCCGATCTCGAGCTTCTACACCGAGGTGCAGAGCCAGCGGTATGGCTATGACCCCGAAGCGGCCCGGGCGCTGGTCGAGGAGTCGGGCTATGACGGTTCGCCTATCACCCTGACCACGACGAAACAATCCGAACGTCTCTACAACCAGTCGCTCATCGCCCAGTCGATGTGGCGCAAGGTCGGCCTGAACGTCGAGATCGAGGTCATGGACTGGGGCTCCCAGCTGGACCTCTACCAGAGTGGCAAGTACCAGATGCAGTCCTTCGGCTTCTCGCCGCGTCTCGATCCGGCCCTGTCCTGGGACATGTTTTCCGGTGAGCATCCGCGCAAGGTCTGGAACGACCCAAAAGCCCTCAAGCTGATCGAGGCGCTGAAGTCCGAGACCGACACCGAGGCACGCGCGGCGCTTTCCGACCAGTTGCACCTAATGTTCCTGGAGGCCGTTCCGGCCATCGGGTTGTTCAGCCAGCTCGATGTGATGGCGACGTCCGACCGGGTGCAGGACTTCCGCATGTGGCCCGGCGGCCAGCCCCGTTTCTGGAATGTCGGCCTGGACGCCGGCGAGTGA